The DNA segment CGGATCCCGATCGCTGTCACCAGACCATCACGGCTGAGGTGCCGGGCTGCCACAGGTGGTACATCCGGGCGCGCAGCACATACCGCGTACCGGCCCGCAGCTCCACCTCGACCAGGGCGTTGCGCTCGTCGCCGCTGTCGTCGTCGGCGGCGATCTGACGCAGCTCCCCGTCGCAGTCCTCGAAGAGCACCAGCACCATGTCGGACGACCCGAACGTGCCCACCCGGTACGTCCGGGTCTCGTCCGGGACCAGCTCGGCGTCGAACTGCTCCCCCGGCGTCAGTGACAGCGCGCGGGACTCGAAGACGGCGAGCCGCGGCGGGCGCTCGTCCAGGGTCGGGTACCAGAAGAGGGCCTGCTCGGCGTCGATCTTGGAGATCGTGCCGGGCGGGAAGATGCCCTCCCGGTACTCCTCGGGACTGATCACCAGGCCGGGCGGGAACTCGTACTCCATGATCGAGTCCGGGTCCCAGCGGGTGCCCTCCACCTCGGCCGGGTCCAGCTTGCGCAGCACGTTGTGGAAGACGTCGCCGGGCGACCAGAAGTTCGGCGGCCCGCTCAGGAACTCGAGGACGGCGGGCTCGTCCCAGATGATCCCGGCGTTCGGGTTCTGGTGCTCGTGCGGCATGCCGAGGGTGTGGCCGATCTCGTGGCGGGCGGTGCCCCGGCCGTAGTCGTCGCGCAGGTCCCAGCCGAAGTTCATGGTCGGCTCGTCGAGCGGGATCCCGA comes from the Actinoplanes sp. OR16 genome and includes:
- a CDS encoding M12 family metallopeptidase codes for the protein MIRRLPYCSQPPRSMPVLPPEMPVARQHAIIVGRSKWVNGTPLRYAFMPQTRDHAQEEVVREAFDEWKDLGIGLDFWEVREPEEAQVRIGFLPGTSWSFVGRDILGIPLDEPTMNFGWDLRDDYGRGTARHEIGHTLGMPHEHQNPNAGIIWDEPAVLEFLSGPPNFWSPGDVFHNVLRKLDPAEVEGTRWDPDSIMEYEFPPGLVISPEEYREGIFPPGTISKIDAEQALFWYPTLDERPPRLAVFESRALSLTPGEQFDAELVPDETRTYRVGTFGSSDMVLVLFEDCDGELRQIAADDDSGDERNALVEVELRAGTRYVLRARMYHLWQPGTSAVMVW